TCATTGCTGAAACTAAGAATCTATATTTTTCTTGCCGAAGATCGCTCGCTTTGAGAATTCGAGTCCCGTATTAAAGCCACCAGCTTACGCAAAGCTCCACATCGTCTGATCTTGGAGCGGCTACAGGCATCTGTGGACAGGGTGGATATAATATTGATGCAATGCCGGACCTCGCTTTCAGTGAGGGGCTTTGCCATGTTAACCGCCATAAGCATCTCACAGGCAGCCACAATAGCATCTGCGGTGCTTAGCATATAGAAGGCGCAAGGATCCTTGCAGAAATTGGAAAGGATCTTTAATGCTGCCGCTCGCTGGTCACTGTCCTCCTTGACGAAGCACACTATAGTTGCCAGTGAAGTGTTACGAGAAATCGACTGCGGAAAAACAGATTACAGGTGTTAATGTTAATCTTTTTTAGTTTGAAGCTGAATTACCTCCCAGGCCTTCATGTCAATCTTCTGTGCGGATATCAGCACCAGACATTTTAAAATCTCATGGGCCAGCTCCAAGGCAGAGGGGTTCTCCTTGGGAATGGCATAGTCACAATTCCGCTTTGAGTTCTTCAGCATTTGGTAATCGAATATGTCGCTACGCACTCCCTCCAGGTTGCGGGCCACCTCCTCAAAGTACTTCTCTCGGTGCTGGTTTCGTTTGAGGCCAATCAGCGTTGCTACCTCAATGTCCGGTATGGGCTCCTTGGGCACCTCATCGTTTTTCATCACGGACACAAATATCTGCATTAGCTGCATAAACCCGTTGGCCATGAGAAAATTTTTGAGAAACTGGCTGCTGACCAGCAGGAAGCGGCAGACGCGGAATGCCATGATGCGGGTCTGCACGGCGCTGGTTGATTCGATAATGTGGCAGATGGCGGGGGCAATGGCCGCATAATGCACTTGTAGGTACTGAGCCGccttcttgcttttggccaagttCCCCAACATACGGCAGGCTCGGCATTGGATCACAGGGTTGGGAATGGTTTTCAAAATGGTCAACAATGGGGAAATAACTTTCAACTCCACGGCctaaataaaagtataaattaaaatcagcataaaaaaaatgatagtgataaaaaaattaaagcgaAAATTactataaaaattttatatattttaggaTTTTATAGGAAACCCGTTTCTAATTAGTCCACTatcaaaatgaaaatacaaTCATTACTCACCTCGATACATGACAGCTCGTCTGTACAGCAATTTCCCAATATACTGAGAACTACTTCCATTATTTTCTCATTCAGCTTTGTTATCAGGCGCACCTGTGGAAGTATCTTTCATTATCATTTGATTTAGAACGTCGGTTTTGATCTTATATTGTGCAAGCCAGTGCTTCTCAAACTCATTGACAGGAGCGATGTGAATGTCAAACTTACCATCACTGGAATACCACCTGAAGTGCGAAATAACTCAATGCCAGTTTTGTCCTTCACCAAATCAGTTCGCAGCTTAACCAAACATTTGTAGATTACCGTACGGTCTGTGGAGGTCTTGAGCACGTTGAGCATGCCCTCGACCTGTTCCGTtgaccaaaacattatttttatttactattttttacTTCTTGAACAGGGTTGCCACAAATGAAAAGAGCGCTGCCAACTTAAAAAGATGTTCCAAACTTTAGTTCTAGACTAAAAACATTAAGAGAGGAAAAAAGAGATAAAATTTTCTCTTCTCTCTAAACAAAGTCTGGTCGCACTGTCTGGGCAGGGATGCCCGAAAGTAGTGCATTAATTTCAAGCCAAATTAAGCTGTTTTTAGACCCTAAAACGTCTTCAAAGTTCCTAgattaaaaaatcttaaaaaatacataaaatataatatattaataatttattatatatgtatatttgttACGAAAAAAACACTTATTTAccaaatattgaaatttttgaatatGTTAAAGTTAAAAGTCATTTCGGCGCTTGCTTTTTCCACGATAAATGTCGAAAAccattttaagattattaattttacatttaGTTTATGCATAATTGAAAATAACTAAGCTATTGTTAACTTTAACTAAAATATCTCcgcaataaattctttttgATTAGCGCCATGGAGGTGGTACTAAAAGTCTTGGATTTTGGAAGTTGCGATCTACGGACACACTAAAGGGGAGTGAAAATTGATTTTCTGATAAAAATTTTCGcttgtagttttttttggcaattccTCTGGTGGCAAACTTTCCGTGCAGGATCCAAATAGCCCATACAGGACCTCCTAGCAGAGAGCGCACAAGATGATCGGCGGCCTGTTCGTCTACAACCACAAGGGCGAGGTGCTCATCTCGCGAGTTTATCGCGATGACATCGGCCGCAATGCTGTGGACGCCTTTCGGGTCAACGTCATCCACGCCCGCCAGCAGGTTCGCTCTCCGGTGACCAACATCGCTCGGACCAGCTTCTTTCACATTAAGGTAGGCTCGTGGACCCCCTTCTTTGCCAGAGTCCTTCATTGTGCCAATCTTTTCAGCGGGCGAATATCTGGTTGGCTGCTGTGACCAAGCAGAATGTCAATGCTGCCATGGTTTTTGAGTTCCTGCTGAAGATAATCGAGGTGATGCAGTCGTATTTCGGCAAGATTTCCGAGGAGAACATCAAGAACAACTTCGTCCTAATCTACGAGTTGCTTGACGAGATCCTGGACTTCGGCTACCCGCAGAACACCGATTCTGGAACCTTGAAGACCTTCATCACGCAGCAGGGCATCAAGTCGGCCACTAAGGAGGAGCAGATGCAAATCACATCGCAGGTTACCGGCCAGATCGGCTGGCGGCGAGAGGGCATCAAGTACCGACGCAACGAGCTCTTCCTGGACGTGCTAGAGTACGTTAACTTACTAATGAGCCCTCAGGGCCAGGTGCTGTCTGCTCACGTTGCCGGCAAGGTGGTTATGAAATCATATCTGTCAGGTAAGAAATCTCAACCATTAATGGGAATCATCCTCTTAAAAATGTACCTTTTATTAGAAGTATCAGTATAAGAAATCTAATTCCGTTTTGCAGGCATGCCCGAATGCAAATTCGGCATTAACGACAAGATTGTGATGGAGTCAAAGGGTCGTGGCTTGTCCGGCAACTCCGAGGCGGAAACCTCGCGTTCTGGAAAGCCTGTTGTCGTCATCGATGATTGCCAGTTCCATCAGTGCGTCAAGCTGAGCAAGTTCGAGACGGAGCACTCGATCAGCTTCATCCCGCCGGACGGGGAGTTCGAACTGATGCGCTACCGCACTACCAAAGACATTTCACTGCCGTTCCGAGTCATTCCACTGGTGCGCGAGGTAGGACGAACCAAGATGGAGGTGAAGGTGGTGCTCAAGTCCAACTTCAAGCCCTCGCTACTGGGCCAAAAGATCGAGGTTAAGATCCCGACACCGCTCAACACTTCTGGCGTGCAGTTGATCTGCTTGAAGGGTAAGGCCAAGTACAAGGCCTCGGAGAATGCCATCGTGTGGAAGATAAAGCGCATGGCTGGAATGAAGGAGACTCAGTTGTCTGCCGAGATTGAACTGCTCGAAACAGACACCAAGAAGAAGTGGACTCGGCCGCCCATTTCGATGAACTTCGAGGTGCCGTTCGCGCCATCCGGCTTCAAGGTGCGTTACTTGAAGGTGTTTGAGCCCAAACTGAACTACTCCGACCACGACGTCGTCAAATGGGTGCGTTATATCGGACGCAGTGGTCTCTACGAGACTCGCTGTTAGTGCGGATGCTTGGAGCAATCCATGAGCATGAGTATCACAGTTGAATTTACCGACATGAAAATAAGAGAACGTGTTACGTGTACCGCATTCATTGGTATTTCCTCAATCAAATTGAACCAGCAGTTATTGTATTCCAAGATTAGTTCCAGAACTCTGGCTATCCGCAGTTTCCGGATGTTCCAGATATCATATGCCGTATAGACATACCACTAGCTACTATTATTTACCCTATCTTGTAATTGTAAACtatgttgtttttaaaatcgtCGCCTCGCGGGACGGCCCTCAAATCTCACGCTCTCGTTTCACAATTTCtgattattatttgtattatcTTATaattatacataaatattatatattatttcatTGTGCAAAGAACAAAGGCGACAAATGCAACTAAGCGTGTTTAGTAGACCAAAACTCTCTGTCAGCGCTATCAATATTGATATTCAAGTGTTAATAATATTCgaattgtttaataaatagcAAGATATATATACTAATTTTGTGTTTCCTGAATCTTTAACATGGATTGTCGTTCGTATATCATCGATTGGTTATCTTGCGAAAGATTGATGACCCCTTGCTGTAATCATACAACAGTGCAATTGTAGAATATATGACTTAATGGCCCTCATAAGGGCGGTCTATCCTATCAGGTGTGCACAGTGGAAGCTCGCTAGTGGAAACTGCGGCTTCAACAAACCAAAAAAGCCACCTATGTATAACTATAAACATCTGCTACCATAGGCGCTCTAACTAGTTTCAAATTTATGACTCACGCCTGCTATAAAGCAATTTATTTCTGGTGTTATTAGTAAAAATTTCCTAAATAATGCCAACTGTCAGGAAAGCTTTTTCAACGGAATAGTTATAGGGCTTTTTTCACCTTATTTACCTTTGAAAACAAATCTGACGGATCGCACTTGACCAATCAGTTGGCTAACCGTGATAAAGTTTATAGTTGTTCGTCCATAAAACCAATATTTATAGGTTTGAGCTGTTGCCATCGCAGTATGACCTTGTGGACTTCAACATCCAGATATTAATTAAACTggaaactttattaaaaaccgAAAGACATCCGCTTTATCACTAAGAAGCTCTTGCTTGTTATCACCCAGCCGGCTTGGTCATCGCTGATAaggccaaaagaaaaaaaaagagtacaATCATCCTTTTCAACTGACACGTAACATGGAAGACATAGTTCCCGATGTGGTGGATGCCGTCCCCGCCGGCATTGTGCAGGTTTCCTATGGCGAATGCAATGTCGTGTGTCGGGGCAATGAGCTGACCCCCACCCAGGTGAAGGACCCGCCGACTGTCCAATGGTGTGCGCCCGAAGGAGATAGTCTGTACACCCTGCTCATGGTGGATCCCGATGCCCCTACACGGCAGGATCCCAAGTTCCGTGAGATTCTGCACTGGGCAGTGGTCAACATCAAGGGCAACGACATCGCCACTGGTTTTCCGCTAGCGGCCTATATTGGTTCCGGTCCCCCGGAGGGCACTGGCCTTCACCGCTACATTTTCTTGGTCTATCGCCAGGGGAATAAGATCGAGGAGGGTCAAACTATTCCCAACAAGTAAGACattcaaaaaatcaaaagtagtTATCATGTTTACTTAGGCTTTTCCGTTTTAGTGTTCGTGCCGGACGCCTGAACTTCAGCGCTCGTCAGTTTGCCGCCAAACATGGATTGGGGGAACCCATTGCCGCCAACTACTATCAGGCACAGTATGATGACTATGTGCCTATCCGCAACAAAACCATAATCGGCTAAGATTTTGCATATATCATGCACAGTTTTCCATTTCAACCCAATAATAAAGTCGAACCATTCGCTTATCTCACTATCTATGCGTCGGGGTATTAACAGTAAAGTGCACGGAACTGATTAGGGAAACGTCCAGGTTGCGACGATAAAAGGCTGGTGCTCGGGGTTCCGGGCCAGAGTCATTTCGCAGAAGCAGAAGGAACCACACTAGCTAACATGGACACCGCTGGCATCATTCCCGACATCATCGACGTCAAGCCCGCCTCCAAGGCCACCATCACCTACCCCTCCGGTGCTCAGGTGACTCTCGGCAACGAGCTGACGCCCACTCAGGTTAAGGACATTCCCACCGTTGAGTTCGAAGCCGAGGCCGGATCTCTGTACACCCTTCTGCTGGTGGATCCCGATGCACCCAGCCGTGCCGACCCCAAACTGCGTGAGCTGCTCCACTGGCTGGTGATCAACATCCCCGGCAACAAGGTGTCTGAGGGCCAGACCATCGCCGAATACATTGGCGCTGGACCCCGCGAGGGAACCGGCCTGCACCGTTACGTGTTCCTGGTGTTCAAGCAGAACGACAAGATCACCACCGAGAAGTTCGTGTCCAAGACCAGCCGCACCGGCCGTACCAACGTCAAGGCCCGCGACTACATCCAGAAGTACAGCTTCGGCGGACCCGTTGCCGGCAACTTCTTCCAGGCCCAGTTTGACGAGTACGTGAACACTCTCCTCGAAACCGTCAAGTAATCTGGCCATGAACTGATCAGCGATCtgtgaaataataaatattaaatactagTTTCATAACAAAATTCAAATGATTCATTTATTTCTCTGAGGTGGATTATTGTCAGCTTTATTAGTTGGTCTTGGCCCTTGTTTTAGAATctagttcaaagtccttatataaaatttaaatttattagtCACTCTTATAAGTTGCAGATAAGAAATCTCTCTGGATTCACGTGACTCTCTTTTGAAGAGGAGTACAAACGACTTAAATTTCTCTGTGGGATTAAGGCGGTTGCCACTTTCATTCACTTTGAGAATCGCACTTACTAGTCAACTGATATGGAATATTCCTCAATTAGTTTTACGTGATTCATGGGCTAGATAAACAATTTCCTTCAGTTTAGATATGGGTTTGATTCACAGCAACTATCACTTTCGACCTATGGACAGTTGCCGGCTCACTTTTGATAGCTTTtgtcaattaattaaagaacaAAGTTGCGTTTGGCTTTAGTTGGTCCGTTTGATTTAAATCTAACAGCAGATTCATCACAATTGTTGCCATGTTTTCTTAAATTGGAAATTAATTcgaaattagtttttattaaaaaaatctgCCACCAGTTTGTTAAAGTCCTCTGCATATCGCAGATGGATATTGTGTTTTCCCTCGGGGAACTCGTAATATTTGGCATTGGGTAGTCGTTCTTTTAACCAAGGTATGTGCTCTGCTGCTATCATGGGATCCTTTTTTCCATGCAAAATGAAGGTTGGAGCCTTCACCTGCTCCACTTCATTGCGACAGAAGTCTCCGTCGCGTTGATCGTAGAAGGCACAGGCAGCATCCACCCATTCGCCCCAGAGCTGTGCAAATCTATCTACCCCGTACACCTTCTCCATGGGCTCCCGCATCCTCGGCGACCACTTCGACACGTCACGGATATTGCGAAGAGCCTTCACCTCATCGGCATTTAGATAGGCGCCGGCTCCCCAGATGGCCAATCGATCCACTGCCTCCGCGTAGCGGCCGGCTACGATAAGTGCTGTGATTCCGCCATCACTCCAACCGAGGATGGAAAACTTGGGCCTATCAAGGGCGCGCATCAGATCCACTGCCGCCTTGGCATCCTCCCGGAAGAACTCCAAACCAAACTGGCGTTTGGGAGGAACAGATTTTCCGTAACCCGGCGGATCCCAGGCAATGATCGTGTACTCTGGCAGTAGCTTGGGAAGTTGCTCGATTTGGGGTTTGAAATCCGTCCAGGCTGAGCCCAGTGCTCCTGGCATCAGCAGCAAGCTCCGATCTCCACTTCCAGATTCCACGACATTGAGGTCTGTTCCATTAACCCGCACTTTTCTTTCCGTGTGCAACATACAATTAAGGAGGGGGGATCGTAGGTGCCTTCCTAAATTGACAAGCATTACGTAATGGTGCAGGGACTCTAGAAGATGACAACAAACTATATAGTCGAACTTGAGTGCACTTTAGATTTCCCATAAAAGGTTTGTGGCTTGTGCAAATCTTTGAAAAGCGTCTACCTTGTAAAGTGCACTTGATAAACATCCGTTGATAAGAACAGCTGTGTAATGTTTTGATAGCGCTGCCAGACTTTGAGGAGGCAGTGTAATGGGtcttaacaatttttttcccCTCCTGAAACctataaagtaaaaaaatgcTGCTTGGTTATAAGATAAAAGTGGTTTAAGGCCTTAATCCGAAGAAATTCGTTTATAGTTTCCGATTATTAAATGGCGCGGTAAGTACGGTAGcaccatttttaaaataatttgagGTCTGGCAACTCTACTCAGATTTTGATTGGAACTTTTGGTATATATCttttgagactttttttatttagaatctatttattgttattatatattaaatgttataattgttataattatattaattataaaaaaatataataattatttacaaaaatgttataattataaatatataaacaaataaaataggCCTTCAAAATGTATTCAGAATTCATTGAATAATGTATTTCCCATATAATAAACCGAATACTTGGAAAACTTACACTTTCCATAAATGAACTATTCATATTTTTAGCAATACCATGTATCTTTTatgttataattataaaaattaaaaaaaaataaacttttttcttaCTGGTATTTTGTTGGGCGGTTAACTCAAAATGAAGCTTTTACCGTCATTCAGCCATTCGGAGTCCCCAGTCCTTTTTATTCCTTTATCGACGTCACAAATGTGAAGGACAATGGACAGCACGTGCTGGCATTTGTTTAGCCTTTGGCGTgcgtttaaatattattaaaaaatgtaagagCTCGGGCACTTAGTGCCTTGTTTAATAATGGTCAGTGCGTGATTGGTGTTCTCAAGTTAATGTGCTCGCTATGACGACGATTTATGGTGGCGGTGGCCTTGCAATTCCTCAACGGGTAGGGAAAAAGGGAAAGAAAATTACAAGCCATTACGCCCACACACATTCGCTCAAAGGACATGCCACAATTTTCATTGCAAATGCAAATCCAATTTGACACCGAGTCATCGAAGTTTGCGTAGTAAATGTCAAGGAATTTACACGGGTCGTCTCTGAGATAGTGGACGGGTGGTCACAGGCCCACCCACAGGATCATGTGTATCTGCATTTGTGTGGGAGTGCGGTTGTATGGGTGTCCCATCTAATACGCTTCGAGTGGTGCAGGTTATGAACCTGCGTGATATGCGCACATTACGCATGTGTGGGTGTTTGTGTGTTAGTAGTACGCATATGAATGCCTCGTGCGAAGTAAGCgagcttttaatttttggcattCCCACACACTACACTTGGGCTTCAAGGTCCATCAGCTTTTCGTAGCATACATTTCAGGGCTACAGTAAGGTTTTAAGCGTTTCTGAAGGaaatttgtattgtttttAAGCTAGTGCTtatcaaaatattattataaatgaGTATATAATGTTAATAATAggataaaatggaaaaatttcgtcAAGAAGCCATTGCAGGGAACACCATTCGAGTCGCCTAGGCCGCTCCAATGGCTTTTTGTGAATAAGCTGGTGGAGCTTTCGTTATCCATTGGAAACAGTGCGAAGAAATTAAGTTTGAAATTGCAGTTCAGTCTTGTCGTGGATGCAGCACGGATCGATAACGGAGCCAAGAGCAGCGGAAGCCACTCCGCAGCAAAATTCGACACACAAAATTTTTGTATCCCCAAGTTCAACccgaaaaatgtgaaaaaatcCCCAAAATTAATAAGAAAACGAAGCCCGCGGTCAATCCAAACGCAAATCGTTACATAAAGTATAAAATGGGAATCAAGCGAGTGTGCAAATAGAAAAAGGAAAAGGCATTAAATAATTgtgcaattaaataaataatagtgTATGTGGGAAATGGGAATATGTCCAATCAATAGCTTCAATCGATGTCTATCAATAACTAATTAATTACAGTCGGCCTTCCGCTTTTCGGGGACTACGAAAAATTTTCGCCTACATTCTTGGTCATGCAGTGAAaaatttttccgatttttagTATGTACATGTACGTTGGAGCGCTCGTGGGCGCCACAGCAGCATCGGGTAGCATGGGTATCCGGCGAGCTTTTGGCCCCGAAACCACCACGACCACATTAAGCAGTTGTAGTCCAACCACCCTCGAAGCAGCAACCACTCGACTTTTAGCGGCTGTTTGACCCGTTCAATCGGCGATATGTGCGTGTTCGTAATTAGTTTGCCAAACATTTTGCATATGCAGTGCAAGAAATGCCAAAACATCTCATAAAACAGTGCAGTGAGGACCAGGAATCCTGGCCAAATCAGTAGTAATCAGTGCAGTACCGTTAGCTGTCCAAGAGCTTTTACCTTCTCGCTCTCAACGCGCTCTCTCACTGAATGAAAGCTGCAGGCGCGGATAAAACGATTCCAGAGTAACCATCGCAAGGACATCCAAAGCTTTTCCCTCAAGGACTGGAATAcgcaaaaaatacaaaatagaaatagaaagaaaaggaaaaccaAAAGAGAGCCGCGAGAACAAGACGACACTTTACGTTTACGCGCGCAACGTGCGTGCGTATGTGTAGCTGTGttagtgtgtgtttgtgtgaatGAAGGCGCCAACTGCAACATATCAGGATAACCAGACCACGAAGAACTATGCTCCAGCAGCATTGACAGCAAGGCAACCAACTATGGACAAGGATATGGATCGAAATCCGGCGGAGCTCAGACTCCTGCCCACTCAGCGTCACGCCTCTGCCTCCTCCGCCTCCCCGGACTTGCGGTTCAACAAGGCGCGACGCCGGCGAAGAGAGGTGGCTGCGCCTCTGGGGCATAGCAATGCCCATTCCAAGTCAAATCCCAACCGTAATCCCCTGGTGGTCGAATACCGACGCTCTTATCGCGTGCTGGTCGTCACCGCCCTCCTGGTCAGCTTGGCGGCCAGTTTCGTGACCCTCAGTGCTGGCTTCCAGCTGGACGGGTCCCAGAACTCCTTCTACACGTTCCGAAAATGGTACACCGGACTGAACGGCACCCTGGAACTGGAGTTCAAGACGGAGCAGCCCAATGGACTGGTCCTCTATACCGACGACGGTGGCACCTACGATTTCTTCGAGCTGAAGTTGGTGGAGGGCGCTCTCCGGCTGAGGTACAACCTGGGCGGCGGAGCCCAGATCATTACTGTGGGACGGGAGCTGCATGACGGCCACTGGCACAAGGTGCAAGTCCTTCGGAACGACGAACAAACCTCCCTCATCGTGGACGGCGTCTCCCAGCAGCGCTCCGCCAAGGGCAAGGAGTTCCAGTTCGGAAAGTTCGCCAGCAACTCGGACGTCTATGTGGGTGGAATGCCCAACTGGTACAGCACAAAGCTGGCACTTCTCGCCCTGCCCAGTGTCATCTTCGAGCCGCGTTTCCGGGGTGCCATCCGGAACCTGGTCTACGCTGATCAGCCGGGCGGCTCCACCAGGCGTCAGGAGATCAAGCAGCCGCGTGATATCAAGTGCGGCGATGTGCCCTGCGATCATGGAGAGATGCAAGCCCGTGAGAGGCCTTTAAGGGtatgttttaataaattattcttTTCTAATATATATTGAACTTAAGGTACAGGTCATTCATATTTGCTAATCCACCCTTAACTTTAATAATGTGATGAGTTCTtagtataaaatattataccgTTAAAAAATGACATAATCATAGCCCTcctactttataatctttgtaAATACTCCTTTAGGGCGTTCGCGGCAACACCACGGATGCCTGCGAGCGCAACGATCCTTGCCAGCACGGAGGCATCTGCATATCCACTGATTCCGGTCCAATTTGCGAGTGTCGAAATCTCGAGTACGATGGCCAGTATTGTGAGAAGGAGAAGGCGCCATCGGAAGCAACGTTCCGCGGTACACAGTTCCTCTCGTACGACTTGGGTCAGACGGGCGCCGAGCCGATAGTGAGTGCCCAGGATGCCATATCCTTCTATTTCCGCACCCGCCAGCCAAACGGTCTGCTCTTTTACACGGGACACGGCACTGACTATCTGAACCTGGCCCTCCGGGATGGCGGCGTTTCGCTTACAATGGGCTTGGCCAACGGGAAACAGGAAATGCACATCAAGCCCTCGAAGGTGCGATTCGACGACCATCAATGGCACAAAGTTACCGTGCATCGTCGCATCCAGGAGATATCCTCCATTACCAGCTTCTGTCGGGTAAGAATCTGAGCTATTCCCATCTGAGACTGTACCTGATGtttcaattattttgttttctagCTGGTCACTGTCGTGGATGATGTGTATACGGATCACTCTCACATTGCTGGCAAGTTTACCATGTTATCCTCCTCGCGGGTATATGTGGGGGGAGCTGTTAACCCCAGAGCCCTACTGGGAGCCCGTGTCCACAACAACTTTGTTGGCTGCCTACGGAAAGTGGAGTTTTCGGCGGATACGTTGAATCTCAATCTGATAGATCTGGCCAAAAGCGGTTCCAAGCTGATCCAGGTGGCAGGAAATGTGGAGTATCAATGCCCCAGTGGCGATCCTCAGGACCCAGTCACATTTACAACTCGAGAGTCGCACCTGGTCTTACCTCCCTGGGAAACTGGCAAGCAGAGTTCCATAAGCTTCAAGTTCCGCACCAAGGAACCCAATGGAATTATTGTCCTGGCCACTGGATCCAAGCAACCAAGAGCTAAGAATGTAAGTTACGGTTAAGGATATCCCTATTCCATTTCAGAAGTAAACTAAAATGTATTGTCCTTAGCCCGTTTTGATTGCCATTGAA
The Drosophila bipectinata strain 14024-0381.07 chromosome 3R, DbipHiC1v2, whole genome shotgun sequence DNA segment above includes these coding regions:
- the AP-2mu gene encoding AP-2 complex subunit mu, whose translation is MIGGLFVYNHKGEVLISRVYRDDIGRNAVDAFRVNVIHARQQVRSPVTNIARTSFFHIKRANIWLAAVTKQNVNAAMVFEFLLKIIEVMQSYFGKISEENIKNNFVLIYELLDEILDFGYPQNTDSGTLKTFITQQGIKSATKEEQMQITSQVTGQIGWRREGIKYRRNELFLDVLEYVNLLMSPQGQVLSAHVAGKVVMKSYLSGMPECKFGINDKIVMESKGRGLSGNSEAETSRSGKPVVVIDDCQFHQCVKLSKFETEHSISFIPPDGEFELMRYRTTKDISLPFRVIPLVREVGRTKMEVKVVLKSNFKPSLLGQKIEVKIPTPLNTSGVQLICLKGKAKYKASENAIVWKIKRMAGMKETQLSAEIELLETDTKKKWTRPPISMNFEVPFAPSGFKVRYLKVFEPKLNYSDHDVVKWVRYIGRSGLYETRC
- the Pebp1 gene encoding protein D3; translated protein: MDTAGIIPDIIDVKPASKATITYPSGAQVTLGNELTPTQVKDIPTVEFEAEAGSLYTLLLVDPDAPSRADPKLRELLHWLVINIPGNKVSEGQTIAEYIGAGPREGTGLHRYVFLVFKQNDKITTEKFVSKTSRTGRTNVKARDYIQKYSFGGPVAGNFFQAQFDEYVNTLLETVK
- the LOC108127463 gene encoding protein D3, with product MEDIVPDVVDAVPAGIVQVSYGECNVVCRGNELTPTQVKDPPTVQWCAPEGDSLYTLLMVDPDAPTRQDPKFREILHWAVVNIKGNDIATGFPLAAYIGSGPPEGTGLHRYIFLVYRQGNKIEEGQTIPNNVRAGRLNFSARQFAAKHGLGEPIAANYYQAQYDDYVPIRNKTIIG
- the LOC108127462 gene encoding valacyclovir hydrolase; translation: MFIKCTLQESLHHYVMLVNLGRHLRSPLLNCMLHTERKVRVNGTDLNVVESGSGDRSLLLMPGALGSAWTDFKPQIEQLPKLLPEYTIIAWDPPGYGKSVPPKRQFGLEFFREDAKAAVDLMRALDRPKFSILGWSDGGITALIVAGRYAEAVDRLAIWGAGAYLNADEVKALRNIRDVSKWSPRMREPMEKVYGVDRFAQLWGEWVDAACAFYDQRDGDFCRNEVEQVKAPTFILHGKKDPMIAAEHIPWLKERLPNAKYYEFPEGKHNIHLRYAEDFNKLVADFFNKN